One Hevea brasiliensis isolate MT/VB/25A 57/8 chromosome 5, ASM3005281v1, whole genome shotgun sequence genomic region harbors:
- the LOC110667272 gene encoding nudix hydrolase 15, mitochondrial isoform X2 — MPHNLSKMNLISNLPRSNYDVALAPTMPSTCMETDMGCFTEGAHGSPTLQKLANQLQCFNPIGVIKVGKQFDDAAGSKLEVADSLSAEEDNKLSCVKWRTKAAVLICLFEGYEGELRVILTKRSMKLSSHPGDVALPGGKMEEEDADESATALREAMEEIGLNPHLVQIVAKLEPFTSQEENHRCEEKEWMEWKYILHLFDFTSEQGVFQIWGLTASILIQAASIIYQRSPSFKQHLPDFQQLQKALKNAT; from the exons ATGCCTCACAATCTCTCAAAAATGAATTTGATCAGTAACTTGCCAAGATCCAACTATGATGTGGCTCTGGCTCCTACTATGCCCTCTACGTGCATGGAAACAGACATGGGTTGCTTCACAGAAGGAGCTCATGGCAGTCCAACTCTCCAGAAGCTGGCGAATCAGCTCCAGTGTTTTAATCCGATAGGTGTGATAAAAGTAGGAAAACAATTCGACGATGCTGCAGGCTCAAAGCTTGAGGTCGCCGACTCTTTATCAGCAGAAGAAGATAATAAATTGTCCTGCGTGAAGTGGAGGACGAAAGCAGCTGTCTTGATTTGTCTTTTTGAGGGATATGAAGGCGAGCTGCGTGTTATTCTTACTAAGAGATCTATGAAGCTCTCTTCTCATCCTG gagatgtAGCTTTACCAGGTGGAAAGATGGAAGAGGAAGATGCAGATGAATCTGCAACAGCATTAAGAGAAGCCATGGAAGAGATTGGCTTGAATCCTCATCTCGTTCAAATTGTTGCAAAATTAGAGCCTTTTACTTCCCAG GAAGAAAATCATCGATGTGAAGAGAAGGAATGGATGGAGTGGAAATATATTCTCCATCTGTTTGATTTTACATCAGAGCAAGGGGTTTTCCAGATATGGGGTTTGACAGCAAGCATTCTTATTCAAGCAGCCTCAATCATCTACCAGAGGTCTCCATCCTTCAAACAACATCTCCCTGACTTCCAACAACTACAAAAAGCTTTAAAAAATGCAACATGA
- the LOC110667272 gene encoding nudix hydrolase 11 isoform X1, translating into MPHNLSKMNLISNLPRSNYDVALAPTMPSTCMETDMGCFTEGAHGSPTLQKLANQLQCFNPIGVIKVGKQFDDAAGSKLEVADSLSAEEDNKLSCVKWRTKAAVLICLFEGYEGELRVILTKRSMKLSSHPGDVALPGGKMEEEDADESATALREAMEEIGLNPHLVQIVAKLEPFTSQHQLRVVPVVGLLARIQDFKPRLNIDEVDAIFDAPLEMFLKEENHRCEEKEWMEWKYILHLFDFTSEQGVFQIWGLTASILIQAASIIYQRSPSFKQHLPDFQQLQKALKNAT; encoded by the exons ATGCCTCACAATCTCTCAAAAATGAATTTGATCAGTAACTTGCCAAGATCCAACTATGATGTGGCTCTGGCTCCTACTATGCCCTCTACGTGCATGGAAACAGACATGGGTTGCTTCACAGAAGGAGCTCATGGCAGTCCAACTCTCCAGAAGCTGGCGAATCAGCTCCAGTGTTTTAATCCGATAGGTGTGATAAAAGTAGGAAAACAATTCGACGATGCTGCAGGCTCAAAGCTTGAGGTCGCCGACTCTTTATCAGCAGAAGAAGATAATAAATTGTCCTGCGTGAAGTGGAGGACGAAAGCAGCTGTCTTGATTTGTCTTTTTGAGGGATATGAAGGCGAGCTGCGTGTTATTCTTACTAAGAGATCTATGAAGCTCTCTTCTCATCCTG gagatgtAGCTTTACCAGGTGGAAAGATGGAAGAGGAAGATGCAGATGAATCTGCAACAGCATTAAGAGAAGCCATGGAAGAGATTGGCTTGAATCCTCATCTCGTTCAAATTGTTGCAAAATTAGAGCCTTTTACTTCCCAG CACCAACTGAGAGTTGTCCCTGTGGTAGGTCTACTTGCCAGGATACAAGATTTCAAGCCTAGACTAAATATTGATGAAGTTGATGCTATTTTTGATGCCCCATTGGAGATGTTCCTTAAG GAAGAAAATCATCGATGTGAAGAGAAGGAATGGATGGAGTGGAAATATATTCTCCATCTGTTTGATTTTACATCAGAGCAAGGGGTTTTCCAGATATGGGGTTTGACAGCAAGCATTCTTATTCAAGCAGCCTCAATCATCTACCAGAGGTCTCCATCCTTCAAACAACATCTCCCTGACTTCCAACAACTACAAAAAGCTTTAAAAAATGCAACATGA